From a region of the Mucilaginibacter auburnensis genome:
- a CDS encoding SDR family oxidoreductase, producing MAKIVLITGATAGIGEACAQLFAREGYNLILTGRRLDRLEKLAAKLHKKHNVEVAIGNFDVRDREQVITDLEALPAKWKKVSVLINNAGLSQGLDPVQNGDLDDWDRMIDTNVKGLLYVTKVVSNWMIKNGSGHIINLGSIAGKEVYPNGNVYCASKFAVDALSRGMRIDLLPHGIKVSSVDPGAVETEFSEVRFKGDKERAKKTYEGFEPLNAMDIAETIWFIASRPKNVNINDIVVMPTAQASATNIFRH from the coding sequence ATGGCAAAAATTGTATTGATTACAGGTGCTACTGCCGGAATTGGCGAAGCTTGCGCGCAACTGTTTGCCCGTGAAGGTTATAATCTCATCTTAACAGGCAGAAGATTAGACCGCCTGGAGAAACTGGCTGCCAAACTGCATAAAAAACACAATGTTGAAGTTGCCATAGGTAACTTTGATGTGCGCGACCGCGAACAGGTAATAACTGATCTGGAAGCGTTGCCGGCCAAATGGAAAAAAGTTAGCGTGTTGATTAACAATGCCGGACTTAGCCAAGGTCTTGACCCTGTACAGAACGGCGACCTTGATGATTGGGATAGGATGATAGACACCAACGTTAAAGGTCTGTTGTACGTAACTAAAGTAGTATCTAACTGGATGATAAAAAACGGCTCAGGGCATATCATTAATTTAGGTTCTATAGCCGGTAAAGAGGTTTACCCTAACGGAAACGTTTACTGTGCATCAAAATTTGCTGTTGATGCTTTAAGCAGAGGCATGCGCATTGATCTGCTGCCCCATGGTATAAAAGTATCGTCAGTTGATCCGGGTGCTGTAGAAACAGAGTTCTCCGAGGTGCGCTTTAAAGGCGATAAGGAACGGGCTAAGAAAACCTACGAAGGCTTTGAGCCACTTAATGCCATGGATATAGCGGAAACTATTTGGTTTATTGCATCAAGGCCAAAAAATGTAAATATAAATGATATTGTAGTAATGCCTACCGCGCAGGCCAGCGCTACCAATATTTTTAGGCATTAA
- a CDS encoding GatB/YqeY domain-containing protein, translated as MSLTTKIDQDIKLAMLAKQPERLTALRAVKSALLLAKTEKGAAEEITPEGEIKVLQKLAKQRKESAEIYKTQSRDDLYQIEMGELKVIEEYLPQQMSRFEIEGYIQELIGRVGATSMQDMGKVMGLANKELAGQADGKTVSEVVKQLLG; from the coding sequence ATGTCACTAACAACAAAAATTGATCAGGATATAAAATTGGCCATGCTGGCCAAACAACCAGAGCGTTTAACAGCTTTAAGAGCGGTTAAATCAGCTTTATTATTAGCTAAAACAGAAAAAGGAGCTGCCGAAGAGATAACTCCGGAAGGAGAGATAAAAGTGCTGCAGAAACTGGCTAAACAGCGTAAGGAATCGGCAGAGATCTACAAAACCCAAAGCCGCGATGACCTGTACCAGATTGAAATGGGCGAGTTAAAGGTTATTGAAGAATACCTGCCGCAGCAAATGAGCCGCTTTGAAATAGAAGGCTACATTCAGGAACTGATTGGGAGAGTAGGAGCAACGTCTATGCAGGACATGGGTAAGGTGATGGGGTTGGCCAATAAAGAGCTGGCCGGTCAGGCAGATGGTAAAACCGTTTCAGAGGTAGTAAAACAATTATTGGGTTAA